tggagaaagacaaataaacagACATAGATAACCAGATGTCAGGATGGTAGAGAGTATGAGTCAGCAGTGAGCTGACAATATTTACTGTGCTTTGTGATGTGAGGTCAATAGTGTATTCTACTACGAAGCCTTCGACTTAACCATGTATATCTATGCTACAGCTGATAACTaatgttttctttcattatCTGTTAACCTACTGATGTTTCTATTGttctatttaaaggtcccatattatacaaagtgagattttcatgtttttttattataaagcaggcttaagtcctatataaataccgtgaaagtatcaaaacactcaatccacagggaaatacacacagcccgtattcggaagctctgcatttgaaacaagctgtcaggatttctgcccatttgtgatgtcacgaatatacaatatttagaccctttacacaattttaaacgtaaacattctaaatgtgtcccagttttttcctggttgcagtgtatgtgaatatcatcagctgacaggaagtacacatggacccaaactgttgcctagcaacgcaattctgttgcaattccgtaaatatgcactaaaacggagcgtttcagacagagggtaaataccggcatattcaggctgacagtatgaggaaaataaagttttttttaacattacagcatgtaaacatgttctagtagaaatacaaaatacaagtatgaacctgaaaatgagcataatatggggcCTTTAACTATTCTACTAAGTGATTCATCATTTAGTCTTTATGTCAAAACTGACACATGGCCATCACCTGATACCAAAACAAAATGACTTCATTAGTCTGACCAGCAGCCTAAAAACCCAAAGTATTCAACGTATAAGGACCGGAAACTGACAAACtattcacattttttaaactgaGACCAACCAGTGATTAGTCATAactgtaataaatatattctcTCTGAGCCAACTGATCACTTCACCATttcagtttgaaaatgaaaaaaaatgataaaacattagctgctactagcataacacacctgaATCTCCAACCTAACTGCTGTGcgtgttgcattgtgggtaatgtaggcgccaggttttAACAAGTCAGCATGGAATACAAAAGACAACATCTTGACAATGTTataggagtgcaatgctaaattggTGGAGTACTATTTTAATGTCAGCACTGCGTCATGTTCACGATGGCAATGCTAAAATGCTTGTGTttagcaggtgtcatatttaACATGTTCAAGATCtcagtttagcgtgttagcatgctcaACATTTCAGCACGCTAACAGCTGATGgggatgtcattagttttgcaatGAATTTGGCACCAGATGAaatgtcaggggatcaccaatgTAAagatatctactgtatattattgtatttttacacTTCCTTTCCTCATCACTGATTGGCTCTTGTTTCCACTCTTTGTCGCCCCTCATTAACCTGATTAAGTTCACCTGCTCACTCCTTATTTAAAGACTGCACTCTTTTTCACCTTCACATGGGGCAGCGGCAGGTCTGGTAAGAGGTGTGTCTTCCTTGTATTACGCTTTACTTCTTTCCTATGTCCATGTTTAACTGAGAGCTTTATTTAGCGTTATTTCTTTAAGATGGACATTTGAGACtgatttgatttattgtgtTAATGTCTAATCTTGTATTTGGTTTATTTCAGATATGCCAACCCATGTGTGTCTTGTGCTTAAAGGGCAACtacagccattttcaaaattcatacaggTTATTCCTATGGTTTAAGGCAgtccaaaaaaatattaaagatgAACAACTctttcccaaatccaaaaacctGAGGCTAAATCTCAatcttgtgatgtcatagggtgtAAAACTGTGGAGCTGcgccatagacaatgaatggggagagatgttcaagatgacactgagagcacccagggggatgatctgttttctgtttcacaactgacaacactacaatagaataaagtacAGTAGGGATGTACTGATTACTtgatcggatatcaggccgatactgactcaaatagctggattgggtgtctgacaatggggctgatctattcaatttaattctatgtttatacacTACATACATAGTAATGTATACTGGCATTTAAATTCCTGTTAAAGTTTTGACAAATTTTttgctgcattgaaaatgtttacacctgaatcgtcattcctgttaattttgaagattttttttaccaagttactggtgcagaattattttaatcataaagaacaattacattttatatctatgtatttatttgttacattttgttttgcaaagttAGGAAAGTCAAGTCTAGCcggatgtttccttacacataaaataatgattcaAGTCACTTCCACAAAGTGAGGCATACtgcttattaattaaacgctggtatcggatcagtactcggtatcggccgatacccaaaccACAGGTATCgttatcaggactgaaaaagatggatcggtgcatccctagaataaagctcatttgggtataaaaaaagaaaacaaactttctgtgggtccataaaatcagtctcccattcattgtctgtggAGCAACAAATAGTTTTAGCACTCTTGTCTTTTTCGGATTTGGGAGGGGGCcgttcatgtttaatatttttgaACGGTCTTAAACCATAtagaataacatgtatgaattttgaaaatgggtgtagttcccctttaagttcaTTAAATGCCACTACTTGAGTtttgaagaaaaataaactgttcagattcaaatatttagttttttacatTCTGATCCGATGCCCATGACGATGGGGAACCTTTCATACTGAACCTCCTAATGAACAACCAAAGTTATTCagattcatcctgaggggaacatgaatgtctgtaccaagtttaatggcaatccatcggttttcactcaaaaccacaaaatgtcaacctcatggtgtcACTAGACGTAAAGGTCAGGAACACTAGACTCATTGGGATACATCCTCTGGGGACTATGAATACAAAATGTGGTGCCAATACATCGATCAGATGTTGATGGTGAAAAGTGACTAGTTTGACTTTCTGGTGGTGCTAAAGGAACAGTCAGGGGATCACCTATGTCAGCAGGATTTATCCTCTGAGGAACATGAAAGTGTGTACCAAAGTCCATGGTAATCCATCCAGCAGTTACGATATTTCAGCctggatcaaagtggtggactgatgGACAGACACTGCCATTCCTAGAGGCTAAAAATCTATTTCCTACAATAAACACAAACCTCACCTGAGGCAGACTCTTCAGCAGACTAAGAGAAATGGCACCAGAGCCACATCCCACTTCCAAGCATGTATGGTGGGTGTCTGCACAGACTCCAGTCCCGGTCTTCATCTCCAGATCAGCGAGCACGAGTTCAACCAACTCCTGCACCAACACATAAATGGAAAACACTGATCGTGTGTGATTGATCACTGGGATTTCACTTTacgtttgtttttctctcttctcaaACCTCTGTTTCAGGTCTTGGTATGAACACAGGAGGCCTCATCTTCAGTGTCAGATCTCTGAAGTCCCACTCCTCAATCACATACTGCACAGGCATTctgcatcaacacacacacatgagtaTTCTCAGTAAAAATACATCTGAATACATATTTATACAGATGTGTATGTAGACACTTTATACCTGGATAGGCGTCGAGAGCAGAGCTTCCATATCTGCTCTGTTTTTTCTGGGCTGAGGACCTCTGTTAACTTCCCCTGTCCAAGACTTTCTATCTGTTTAAAGAAATGGCATGAAGGGATGCTGTTAAATGTTAATGTCTCTATTCATTCATTATGTCAGGCAATGAATGAGCTCAGTAAATGTCCACTCACAGTTTTAGCCCCGAGCAGATGAGCAATGATGTAAAGGCTGGAGTGGTCCGGTTCCGACACGCCTCTCTCCGCAAAGTGTCTCTTCCATAAATCCACCACCTGAAGTGCTGTGATCCTGCCGCCAGGTACTGCTGGACCGCTGCATGTACGCACCACATGGACGCCCCAAAGACCCTAAAAGATTACAGAGTGTTTCTAATTAACCACAAATCTACAGCTATCGTGCATTCAAGCTGTGGTTTAACAGGCAATTATTGATTTCCCCCGGGCCCCTTGCGACTCAGAGGAGTCAAATTTGAAAATTTCAGAGGCCTGCCTTCACAATCTAATGCAATATAGTACAAGACTGGATGATGCAGAGAGGTGTTTCTCATGTACTGTGTGTAAATGGATTTTCTGTAAAATGACAGGAAAACATCTAATCTTTGGCGGTCACTACTTTTGGGTTCAAGCTTGTGTTTCTGAGCCATTATAATACCTCTGGGTGTTAGTCAAACTAGATAATCCATTTTGAGACGTATCATTGGGTTCTACAAACATGTGGTGGGCATTTcgaatcaattattaaaatatgatttatagattaatcaatgatgaagcgttagttgcagccctacaactGTAACTTTGGACACACAGGGAGTCTTGACCCTCAAAGGTTAAAAGcggtaaaaaaaaatggctgTCATATACTTAATTTAAACACATGAGCCCTCCTTCACTTGTTTGAAAGTACTCTGAATATCAACAatttacacagacacacacttaaCAAAGATCTTAGATCCACTCATATGTAAATGCACATCATCCAATAAATagctcaataaataaataataaacaaagcATGATCCCTCTGCTTGTATGTGCACTAGTTTGTAAGTTTGGCTGTCTATTATGGAGGAAAgtcatttaaatattaaaaaagcatttaattgattaataactaattgtacaataaaaaatagcCATTAATAAATTAGTTTagaaattgatttattaatctatgaataaatggactaaattacaaagtaattcattatttgaatttttaatgggcaataaaaagaatacaaaatatataaaaatgtattaaaggctatttttattgtacaattagttattattCAATTAAATGCCTTATTACTATttctcttgtggtcctccatagtcTATTGCTACAAATAATGTACCTAATAGCCCTCAAAGTTTAGTAGGGACAGTTACTTTTCTTTGGTGATCATTTGTCTCTAATTTCTTACTCTTCCCTGTGTATGTACCTTCTAGTGTAACGTTAAGGCTATATTTTAAACAGCCTGCTTTACTCGTTTGTGCTAAATGCAGTCACAGTTACAGGACTcccagaaaacaacaacaaacatctATGTGATAGAGTGAGTTACCTTTGGTCCAACACTCTTGCACCCAAAGCATCGGTAGCCTGCACTCAGACATCTCCTCCACATGACTGATACAAACTAAACAAACACCCcctttttacatcattatcatTCCTTTCCTTTAACAGGAACACATCGTTTGTGTAGCCATCAGCTGTGCTATCCTGTATGAGCTCTGTCTGGGTCACTTGTATCGCCCTAAATCGGTTAAATGGTCATTAAACTACATTTTCTATAACCGGATGGAGAGCTAGTTGAAGGTTGAACTACACATGGTGCAGCCAGCACGCCTCTCCAACTAGTGACGTCATGACGCAATACGTCTCCACTTGAGTCGCACCTGCGCAGCACTAACCATGGTGACTAGTGCTGCCTTTAGGGACTGttgaatatatattattttagctGGTTGACCATCTGAAAAGTGGTGATAGTTGCTGAAAACCCGGAAATGTTTTTGATTTTATACATTGAGAtaatcttattattttttttttggtgaaaaagACGCATTCTCCTCTTTTTCATTCACTGTCTACGTAGTATTTACGAGGTCGGTTATCTGAGTTAGTAAATTCCGAGTGGCTCGTGAAGACACCAGTATTGTTGTTCCTCtatctgctgtgtgtgtctgagtgagtCGAGTACTGGAGAGTTGTTGTTTTATAGTTTGCTATTAGGTTTACAGCATTTAAATCCCAAAATACAGTCTTAACACATTTGTACGGATGTTGTCCAGATGTAAGAACTGCTAAATGTGTTTCACCAGAGGTCTCTAGCTTGTTATAAGACGTCACAACAGGAAGCTAGCTTCAGATGCTAAATAACAGTTAGAGGCAAATcagggcagacacacacacacacacacacacacacacacacacacacacacacacacaggagacagAGGGTTTGGTTAAAGTGTGTCAAGCTGATCATTTGGTAGGTTATCTGGGGTTATGATGGGCATGACCACTAGAATAGAGTGTATATTCTTCAGTGAGTTTCACCCCACCCTGGGTCCAAAGATCACATACCAGGTAAGTGTGCAAATACTGTGTTTTTAACAAGGTGAGAAGTAATAAAATGAGCACAACTGtcttattaataattaccataGTCACTATAAAACATGGCCTAATTATTCTTGTTGTGATAGTTAAATTATGTGTGTTAAGTCATAATTTGATATTCAATTtttttcaattcaaactttattgcagactcaaaGTCCAGATAAGAAAACCAATACATAACATATATCTcattacaatacaggaagcactGTAAAAAGTCAggattaaaagatattaaaaatataaatattaatataaatatatacatacatcaatgccttacatataaagGCATTGATTATGTTTCTGATATCAGAAACATCAAGAGAAGAAAGGAGACgaaaggcactttattgatccccgaggggaaattcaatttttcactcgaaaaacacacacacacacacatgcacaaacaggacctatatacatgcattaatggagatATGACAGAGTGAGGCCCCTGACAGGCGCCCCGAGCAGTTtggggtttggtgccttgctcaaggacacctcGGCCACTGCAGCTCACtccatagggacttggcttgggaaccggagggtcgatggttcaagtccccgcatggaccaagtactgagtgtgaactggtcaCTGGAGAGATGCCAGAATGCTTCTTGGGCACtgctgaggtgcccttgagcaaggcactaaaGCCCCaaatgcttcttcttcttcttcttcttcttcttgtttctcATGTTGCTATAAATCTTGGCAAATAGCTCCAGCATCACAGCTCGCTCTGGGACACTCTGCATCCTTGTGTTTGACTGTACGTGTGATGTAATTAAAATTAGAATAATTGAATCTTTATTAATGGTAAGCAGGTGTTTAATCCCTCTACATATTGTTGTGGTGTTGACCTTGAAGTGAAAAGTACATAATCTTCTTATGGTATCTTATAGGATGTATTATGTCCCCTATGTCCTTTCGTGACAGGTCCCAGAGGAATACATATCACGGGAGCTCTTTGACACAGTTCAGGTTTATATCATCACCAAGCCAGAACTGCAAAACAAATTGATAACAGTGTATGTAATCTACTCTTTCTCCTTGACataattaattgttttgttttttgccccTTTGAGATCTATGTTTATGCATATGTTGCTCTTTTTCAGTATCAAACTATCCTCTCTATGCTCTTTTTATCTTATTGTTTTAGCACGGCCATGGGTAAGAAGCTAATCGGGTGTCCTGTGTGCATCGAGCATAAAAAGTACAGCAGAAATGCCCTCCTGTTTAACCTTGGCCTTGTTTGTGACGCCCAAACCAACACGTGTGCTCTGGAGCCGATTGTCAAGAAGCTGTCTGGGTACCTCACGACCCTGGAGGTAGTGAATGATGCATTTTCACATCTGTACTTGTCACATCTGGTTGCTTTAATGTTTTGCTGATAGTTTTCAGTCATCTCGGAGATGATTTTAAATCTTTGTGCCTCGCTGTGTTGCAGCTGGAGAGTGGCTTTATATCCAATGAGGAGAGCAAGCAGAAACTTTTACCCATTATGTCGACGTTGTTAGAAGAACTTAATGCCACAGGAGCCTGCACCTTACCCATAGGTACATTATTCTgtattttactgtgttttatCTGTGACAAACAACCATTTGACTCTTTAATATACATGCGGAGGGTGGTGGTGAAATGCAaattatatgtatgtgtgtgtgtgtgtgtgtgtgtgtgtgtgttttgcaggaAACAGTTCTGATTTAGTGAGTGACTGTAAAAGTGTTTTGAAAAAGTGTTAGTAGAAAACATGTTGTTCAGCTGCTCATTTTCTTCCAACTAGTTTTGAAGATATTGTCACCGCAGCACCAAAAGTGACTGACCATAAATTTTATTTAGTGATACTTCGGTTTCATTACCACCACGGTGCAAGCAGTAGTGTAAAGTGCGTATTGTAAAGACATGTTCAACAACAAAATTTTGCTTTTTCGGCAGTTTACTCattatattttgtaatattagtTGTTTTTCTAGCTGTTTAAAGACAGCTTTCAAACtcaaatttattattttatgaaaaattAACCTACAATATTCCATAATTTATTTACAGACAATGATATATGTTCAAGATGTGGTATCTAACAGATTAATTAGACCCTTTTCTAAAACTGATTATAAGAAATGGATGTCCTTTCTCGAAACAGTTATTAATCATATTGATCCTTCAAAAGTGCAAACATAATTATTAACCAgtgctttaatttattttcatctttaactttgattCATTTCGGTAAAAAGCACAGAATCAGAATAAGGcttattgccaagtaggttaTTCACTTACCAGGGATTTACCTTGGTGTTCGGTGCTTACAGTAAACATATtaagagaaaatgaaaatacaggCAAAGTACTGCAGAAGTCAAGAACATAAATGTAGAATAgaaaaaattacaatacaaatatgaaaaagatactataacaaaaacataaatatagaatagaaaattCTTAGTAAAAATATCCAAAAGATACAATAAAAATACTATATcaagaacataaatatagaaaaattacaataaaagtattaaaaaagatactataaaaaatactaaaacaaatatatacaatataactGTTTTAGAATGAGACATGTCAGTAAATGTTCAGTTGAGACTTCTAACTGAAAAGTATTGAGCACTGAAGTTCATGGTTTGGCATTTGAAAACCTCATTTTGGTATGGGGGCAACAatagttttttatttcatttttatctaGTCTCTTTTTCTGTTCTGTGTGTGCTGTTAGATGAGTCCAACACCATCCACTTAAAGCTGATCCAGCTACGAAAGGACCCCCCGATTGTCCAGGAGTACGATGTGCCCGTCTTCACCCAATGCAAAGACCATTTTATCAAATCTCAATGGGATCTCACCACTCAACAGGTACTGTAAGCCTTGTGGCTGATATCAACGGACGTTGTGATAAGATATGTGCCAAAATTctaagaagaggagaaagattAGTGATAGAAGGTCTGTTATCAGCAGCACATGGCGTGATATGGACGTCTTGTTTCACATCCCATTTATTTTATGGATGAAAAGGAGGCATAAGTTTAGGAGAAGGTGGCATTTTATCGGTACAATAATGTGTTATTGCTGGTACAACGTACTCTTATTAACCCAGCAATTCAGGTCATGGAGTTTAGAAGGAGCCAGTAATGTTCCACTGCGTGTTGTTTACTGCAGATCCTGCCCTATATTGATGGATTTAGACACATCCAGAAAATCTCTGCTGAAGCGGATGTAGAGCTGAATCTTGTTCGCATTGCGGTGCAGAATCTCTTGTGAGTACATTTCATTGAATAAAGGGCAACACACACCAGCGGCAGTTTTCTATGTACAGTTAGCCCGGGGGTTGATCCACACCAGCACATCATGACAAACCACTATCTGTGGTGGCGCTGATGGTCGTTAGCACACATCTTCTCTCTTTGAATTAtgctatgtgtgtttgtgtgtcgcACTTCGGTGTTGTAAGACTGTTATTTccaaaagaaacagaaagagagacactgAAATCCTCCTTTTCCTTCACAGGTATTATGGTGCCGTGACGTTGGTGTCAATATTCCAAGTATGGCAGcactatttttttatattagggCCACTGTGATTTAAAGAGtataatcataatattacgagaaaaagtcatagtatttcataataaaatctgatttttatgagcaaaagttgtaatattgtgaGAGAAAAGTTATTGGTGAAACTTataacttaaaaataatattatttatttatatagctctTTTCAAGCAtaagcacaaagtgctttccagaAACAGTTTACAGGATATAAAATGAAACATAGAGTATATCAAGCAGCACTGAGCCCATTTAGAAACAGATGGAGGTGCAAGTGCAGAATAAATGAAATAGTTCATATAGGTAAGTAAGATATGGATAAGAGAAATAAGCCCATATAAAGCAGGTGAAATTTAAGTACAGAAAATAACctgatatatataaaaaataagagGCAAATATCAGAAGCGATCTCATATAAAGCAGATAAAGTGCCAATGAAAGAACAAATTCTTGAATTCAAAACAGATAAAAGTGCAACATATATAGAAGTGCATATAGAAATACTAAAACAAGTACA
This portion of the Sebastes fasciatus isolate fSebFas1 chromosome 1, fSebFas1.pri, whole genome shotgun sequence genome encodes:
- the nprl2 gene encoding GATOR1 complex protein NPRL2 isoform X2, translating into MMGMTTRIECIFFSEFHPTLGPKITYQVPEEYISRELFDTVQVYIITKPELQNKLITVTAMGKKLIGCPVCIEHKKYSRNALLFNLGLVCDAQTNTCALEPIVKKLSGYLTTLELESGFISNEESKQKLLPIMSTLLEELNATGACTLPIDESNTIHLKLIQLRKDPPIVQEYDVPVFTQCKDHFIKSQWDLTTQQYSNVYCTTPKVQSLIDDKSIQEECLSYVTKQGQKRASLRDVFQLYCGLSPGTTVRDLCSRYAQQLQRVDERRLIQFGLMKSLIRRLQKYPVKVIRDERSRLPRLYTGCHSYDEICCKTGISYQELDERLENDPNIVVCWK
- the nprl2 gene encoding GATOR1 complex protein NPRL2 isoform X1; this encodes MMGMTTRIECIFFSEFHPTLGPKITYQVPEEYISRELFDTVQVYIITKPELQNKLITVTAMGKKLIGCPVCIEHKKYSRNALLFNLGLVCDAQTNTCALEPIVKKLSGYLTTLELESGFISNEESKQKLLPIMSTLLEELNATGACTLPIDESNTIHLKLIQLRKDPPIVQEYDVPVFTQCKDHFIKSQWDLTTQQILPYIDGFRHIQKISAEADVELNLVRIAVQNLLYYGAVTLVSIFQYSNVYCTTPKVQSLIDDKSIQEECLSYVTKQGQKRASLRDVFQLYCGLSPGTTVRDLCSRYAQQLQRVDERRLIQFGLMKSLIRRLQKYPVKVIRDERSRLPRLYTGCHSYDEICCKTGISYQELDERLENDPNIVVCWK
- the hemk1 gene encoding MTRF1L release factor glutamine methyltransferase, which codes for MWRRCLSAGYRCFGCKSVGPKGLWGVHVVRTCSGPAVPGGRITALQVVDLWKRHFAERGVSEPDHSSLYIIAHLLGAKTIESLGQGKLTEVLSPEKTEQIWKLCSRRLSRMPVQYVIEEWDFRDLTLKMRPPVFIPRPETEELVELVLADLEMKTGTGVCADTHHTCLEVGCGSGAISLSLLKSLPQLKVIAVDQSQDAVDLTGENALRLGLQDRLQIHHIDVMKDAEAVLSLCSHVSALVSNPPYLFSEDMTTLEPEILRFEDHAALDGGEDGLKVIKQILTLAPQILSNHGRVYLEVDPRHPPLIQTWVEANVEEMRYVETRHDISGRPRFCILQKEESNKEHKLDQD